In Papaver somniferum cultivar HN1 chromosome 9, ASM357369v1, whole genome shotgun sequence, the genomic stretch acatcttttaacattttgaaaaaccattttttcagACGATCTCtatgaaaggaaatcaaccactattatcgaggatgggattacttactcaccttcacttCCGATCTccaattatgataacaccactctcacagcatccaatagaaacgtcttccgctcctcatcttcatcttcttggtcttcgtcttcggcttcaactattgatgataaactcttgaacttcgtagatcctttacaatttgtaactctttaccttaatccttgtcgcttgaaacttcttcatatatttttccttccccacggcttattaaatataaaaataaaatttctctcgtctcatttttttttctttttttttaatcatttttcattttatttatttatttattttcaatcttgtttttttttaataaagacaagagaaataaaatacaaaaaaaagtgaaaataaaacaaaccatggccgtgggaaaagtactttaccgcttgattcttcacaacttgtatcgtctcgaaatcataaacttcaataactctcaccttttgattttctttgctcttgtaaagtCTTCATACTTGGATATAATTATGCTTATTgaattgtaagtcttcaacatatataaaaatatgcttattatatgttgctttacttggatttgaaatttgctctttttctcgttctgttgcttgtaaaccttgaacgtcttcaactttccttgtagattttgatgtcgctccttgTTGATAATTATGGTGTTTCTATGtacccgttgttgtcgagagaatggtgctaactgcaaatcgaactacaagaaggaggctttcatccatagacgtcaccctcatgattgacaaaattagcactcaagagatcaaaaatagtgatGAAAACGGTGTGAAgatgggtagctcaccattctacccggaattaacgtacggtgacacacactcaaaagaaatctttttagtcagctacaaatAATTTAtagtcggtgcctcacatgatataaacgGGTAGTcttcactaatgattgatcaacaaatctaataatgcatttccctccgcacctcatttgccaccggcatgattaaatccattatttaacactctaacaagtaagaaatccgaacgtagttccctaacacttccaagttcaattatgtcggtcataattctctatgtaaacatacctaaaagtatgctagtgactctaaaatctctacaagttggaggttttatgcaaatattttttttaaatatgcttaaccactcccccacacttaaaccttacattgttctcaatgtaattgaatcgtcctagcaaagtcaaggtgggaaatcctaacatgatatggaacaagaaaaataaataacaaaataaaaaaaaatcaaaggataagaaatacaaaacctatgggttgcctcccatttagcgcttgttttaaagtcgacggcccgacttaacTCTTGCAAGATTCATTAGCCCGCATCAATCTCTTTAACGGGAAAACTTGACTTCACATCACTTGGGTATCTCATTGTCTCAAAGATATTGAAGTGGATGACTGCACTATCAAACTCCAAGGTCAAGGTGTCATtttggacatcaatcttcgttccAGCGgtactcaaaaatggtttacccAATATCAAAGGTTTATACTTTGAAGAATTATCATCATTCATGTCTAAGACATAGAAATCGTCCGAGAATGCAAGCTcattaacctgcaccaaaacattctcaacaatccctttcgggtaaacattagatcGGTTAGCAAGTTCAAGAACTACCCCGGTCTCTTTAAAAGgaccaagattcaaagaatcataaatcgAGGAAGGCATAACATTAACCGATGCTCCCAAATCTAGCAAAGCTCGAGTAAACCTTGTTTTACCCATTGTGCAAGGTATAGTGAAACTATCGGGGTCTctcaatttaggtgggagtttgaGAATGAAAGTCGaggcattctcccccacactcatgACTTCATTCCCTTTTAACCTTTTCTTCTTCATGCACAACTCCTTTAAGAACTTTGCACAACGATAAATTTGACGAATAGcttcaatgagtggaatattgACTTGTACTTTCTTAAGAATGTCCCAAATATCCTTGTATTCCAACTCTTTCTTCGACTTAGCAAATCGACTAGGAAACGGGGATGGAGTTGTGAAAGTAGGAACCGGCTCCTTGGAATTCTCCTTTGGCGTGGTTTCCTCTTTGTCTTCGACTAACTCTTCATGCACCTTATCGTGTTGATTTGGTTGCTCCACTTGTTTTCCACTCATCAAGGTAATCGCATTAACActctctcttggattcacgaaTGGTTGTGAAGGGAGTGTTGTGGATATTTGAGCTTTCATTAAGTTTATATCGGTCGCCAATTGTCCCGTTTGAGTTTCCAAAGCCTTGATTGCCGAGTCGGTCTTTTGTTGGttttgttgtaacatagaagtgAGACCTTGCATGCTTTGCGTTATCACATTGAACTTGTCATCATTCGAAGAATCTtgctccttgacttgttgtggttggaattgtttttgaggttggaagcgtgattgttggaatccaacttgttgcacatatggattaggagcttccgcttgcttgtttgcataactaaatttaggatgatccttccaaccgggattgtaagtattggagtatgggtcgtaccttggcctttgatttggatataaagcatttacttgttcggtctcatcatccggaataattaTCGCGGCCATTCATTGCACTAGCCTCTCTATGCTCAACATCCTTTGATCAAGGTGTGATGATaaatcactaacttcatgcaccGACCTAACCAATAGTTCACCTCTTgtatagaattgttgcgagttcgccgTCATGCTTTCAAtaaactcggtagcttgggccaccgtcttgttcactagtgcaccaccactcGCGGCGTCGAGAAGAGATCTATCACTATGTTGGAGAACTTCGTAGATGTATTGGAGTATCATAACGTCACcgaattgatggtgtggacagcttgccactaacctcttgtatcgctcccaacattcatacaatgactctcccacattttgcttcatcccacaaatctccttgcgaatttgagtatcttttgatgcaggaaaatatctctcgaggaaaagtttcttcaacccattccatgttgtgacacttccggaaggcaaataatacatCCATTCATCATcattgcccgccaaagagaacgggaaattaagctttcaacattgctccatcctcattagtctccggtggaagcatggccatgactATGGTATAGAAGTctataagatgtttgtttggatcttcattcaccacgccatgaaactttggtaactctctaatcaaccccggcttgatctcgtaggttgagttagtttggatacaccattgttgtgtatcgagcttgtgagaagctaggtccttgagtgtacgatcagcCGTTGCTTCTTCTTCTATGTTTGAATCTGCGAACTCACTTGATgaaggaggaagcggagtgttaactACTCGAATGAAGTCCTTTAGTAGAGTGCTggatcgaagacgtataccaattggactcggtcttccctctttaagcattcaccaaagatatagtacctgaaacaagattcacaaaaactaagttagatacgatatagaatctaacaaagcaagaataaagcaaaaagaaaaataaaacaactaataTCGTCCgctgtccccggcagcggcgcgaaaatttgatgcgtgtcgtaaccacaacaaattaatcaatatttttccacctaattaacaagtaatatagtgtagtcaagttcgttcccacgaggagcaagaggtttcaGTTGTTTAATTTTCACAAAaagggggggttttggttttagattttaaaagcaaaagaaagtaaataaagcaatcaaaagtgtaagttgaaatcaataagagaagttagatcaatgaatccttcttcgtttcaaaacaatgactcaagttatgttcttttccaactttttattagtcacaaattatcaccaaccgtaggatagcaggtttgCTTAGATAACCCCAAAATTCCTcttttcactgagtaacaggtccgcttagttatcatcAGATTCTactcaaaagaaccaccttgaggtttgcttacaagatgtaattccccgaacgcattaagatatttgaatttaggtttagtactagtagttagactTGGTttgcttggtccactttctagcgttgttttcacacacaattgctccacagaatccctctgcaaggtcttgtgttttctacttgtgtaaagtgtcgagaacgattacgtattccctaaattctactagctttagattgaataacaaatcaattcagttggccacctaaaataTCTATCATGCAAGCATAATCATtcttattagtaaaaacaaacgataatcatgtgaaaaacgtcaagataaaattgaaacaaaaactcaaatcatgttaagaactaggaattcatcctcaatcaacaaaattacctactcatgctaagaagttcacacaaagaataaagaaaagtgAAGTTTGTGTGTGTGTAAAGGCGTGTAAAAGTATATAAAAAAATGTCTacagaaaagtagagaacttagTTCTCTaattataggcttcaatttgcttgcaatccTTTTAGGAATAGACTCCCTTTCCTTTAGCAATTCAATTTCCAAGtccaagtctttatcaaatcctctatcttctctttccaaattcaagcTCAATTCTTCATCTAATTCCAAACCCAAGTCTTCATACCCATGAGAGAAACTCATACAAAAATCTGTTATTTTGGTCGCCGGAATTTCATTTCCCGTCACCGGAACACGACCAGAAAGTTGCTTGCCAATCACTGGATTATTCTTCTCCGTAGACGGAATATTCCTTCTGGCACCGTTAAGCTTAATGGTAAAATTAGTCTTCCATTAGTCAACTGTCAAGGTCTGAGAGTCAGTCAGCTGGTCTTAATCAGGGATGAGTTAGCATACTCGGCTGACTCACCGAGTTGCAGTGCTGGACCGGTATGGGTTGACTCGCCGGAGCATAAAAatggacagagtttcctctgtttctggATAATTTCCGGCCATTTTCCAGACTTATTTTTGGTCTTCTCTTGTGagaacctaacatacatctattgtAGCTTCATTACAGCATTTCATTCACACTCCCAGTTGTTCATAACAGCATCACTGCAGCTGTATTTACTCAAGTCAGCACCATTAGTGGCAATAGCTTCAATTCCTCCTGGTCTTGTAATTATGCAATACCAATTCAGGTTATTTCATTCTTCTTTCTCATCTCCAGTTGAACAGCAACTCCAATTTTTTCTTCAACCAATTTCAGGAACGACATCAGCTGTAACCCATCTTTCCTCCttgtttgatttttatcttcaacagCTCACACGACGAACACAAACACatattcctttattttatcaaTTCACCAAACCCTTGAAAATCAACATTAAATCAAACCCATTTCACGGCAGCAACTAGCTGGTATTCTTCTTCTCTCACGGCTCAGATTCAATGTTAGCAACAACTTAATTTCTTCAACACAGCAAACCCTAACTGCTTCAATTGCATCAGATTCTTTAACATCTTCAAGATGAACTCAAGTACCCCTTCTATGATTCCTCTTTTTCGTCTCATCAGTTTCATCTAAAACCCATACGAACATTAGCCGCATATCTCCTTTTCATCTCTAAGTTCATCTTGATTTCAACAGTAAACCCTTATCAgatttattagagcatagctcggttgaacccaccaaccgttggtatttcaagtttggttgtcatattttagtgaatcaaaactcatttaaagagtcgcttgattatgtactagagtcaacttcgtataggttagcttgaaagtattaggatatgagtctttacaagtattacgaagacttgaagatgtgaagaagcaaggagctacaacaacaacaatcatccatccacttgaggttagtgatatttgacttgaaatgtttcattccctaacgtctctttcaagtcgtgcatattgaaaacaaaattgcgaagcatatttgaactctagatagacatagtattaaggaatacaatacgaggtatattgcttaaccattaaactttgtagataagacatcgccataatcatttgaatgctattgtgattatgtatgggtatgaggtgaggatttcatcatagggaacaatgttttacatgtgttctaaggaagtaaattcataaacttgtttgtgaatcaaaaagaaaatcgccaggcgttattagttttgttattcattgcatatcttatgaacaaccaatatgtgtgattgaatataaccgttcacgacttgttgtgttcttggtaaaactattcacaaaggcctgacttatgtattgttatgactttcattagtgaaaccgatcttaagtaatcacctgagatgatatgatcgggtttgtgatttttgtctgaccaaatatgggaaaggggaaccgatcctagtaagaggtgcagtacatcacaaaggggaaccgatccttgtatgaggtgcagcaaggtttatagcagaaaggggaaccgatcctatgaacatgtgcaacaagtttttaggcaaaggggaaccgatcctatggacatgtgcaacacatataagttagataccatatagatgtggggaaccgatcctagtacctagtcaaccgaattttggaaagctagtgtgactatgcacaatactcacatgggaggtagaaccgaaacttgttttggtagaactgttaaacccatgattgtgattgaatgttatttgatcaatcgcaatttcttgaaagttagatgaaccaattctaaacttgtttggaagtgtggcaaatcggtttcaaggttgtaagcgtgaaagagaacttacaaagttaagatgtcgacatactttgaacacgtgctatgaatgtttatttatttaattgttcaaagttattccttaatagctaagggaaaagaatcccaggatcgaaacataaataagttaagaatcttttaattaaggtaattaacttcattttgtagggatataagaattagtaatgtgcactttctaattagagattttccgagagatttccatcattatttttggacagagcatttccaggaattgtggaaaccaaatttgtgctttaatgaatatattgagaatattttcggttttggaaattccttggtgtccaaacttccttgtctataaatacttgaagttttcctttctagcaaactaatcattcgtaacaacagatttcctatttgttgttgttactggtgtagccgcctattcggagaggagagaaacctaattatgcgaaatctcttacgaccgctcagtttaaagtcttctttgggattgagaagctctacgagtatcgtcggtgagaaactagataattacagtttatattttgttttctttgatttgattgactaacggtggttgaactttgattgcacctagtttgtttatgcttgagaatcttctcttttgatataagattcactcaaaatagttcaaagtttcgacagggatctttagactgttgttagttctaaagacgatcttatgataatccattgttaacagactccgttctgtgcgtgattgatcacaagagattcaagtgattgtgtgcaggtgtttattaaagatataagaatatttgaagacgaagaagatattgaagatttctgatttatgggttcataatctttggtgtgcacaatacttgtttcagtaaaataggatccaattaataatcggtttatctttatgatagattggattaattaattgagtagatcggcatcaacacaattctttggattaatagtgttgttggcttaatcttaaacgattacttcggtaattgaacataagatagatctaagaacctgacgaaggagtttatgttcagataaacggaagagcctttatccgactcatatcacttggttgaatagatttgataccaaacagatttgttgttcctttactgtttggaatacgaaccaaaggaattgttccaagtacgtgactaaggtcggaggcgtgggaatacagacggaactaggtgaactataggtttagttgcttggtctcaactatacgaagttaggtgtaattttgtgtagcggcttaatcctgggagtattcaattctggacaaggtcccggggtttttctgcatttgcggtttcctcgttaacaaaatcttgctgtgtgatttactttataattccgcattataattgttttaatataattaaagtaaattacacaaacgttaattcctatttacttgataagtgaatcatattgtgtttggttaagtccgaacctttttatcaagtaacatacttcgttgttgtattgtctcgatcccgtatccatagacgatcagacGAAGTGTGAAcccattagttgtattgtctcgactcagtccatagacaagcactttcggagaaaggacttataggtaggaaaggttttagcttgaggtatatttgggtaccctcgccttttcaattggtatcagagcatgcaaacacgaaaagatctaacaatctgtgtttggtgcgatccaacctataagaatgaactcgagttctcatgaatcaacTTCAATTAACGCACCACCatgatttgacggaacaaactatctatagtgtaaatctgctatgagatcttttcttcaatcacgagtcataaatacttggctattagtcgtcgatggttatattcgtctaaagatagaaaattcagaaactgagtttaaacgcttagtagagttttcaaacgaagaaaaggctcttgcaaagcagaattcagatggtttgaatgttataatacatgctgtaagccgtgacctacaacatcatgtatcaacatgtcaaacttcgaagaAGCtggggataatcttcagatcgtattcgaaggaaattcttcagagaaagaagctagacttcaaactctcacttccgattgggaaaaccttcgaatggatgataacgacacttttgaagagtttcatattaaactctctaagataattaatgcttctttctcgttaggaaagactatttctgaaaaagatatagtatgcaagattctcatattgttgccatctagatacgattctaagaagcatgcaatcatagaagaaaacgatctttcaactctctcacgaagcacactttttggaaagttaaagatctttgatcatgaatcaaaatctattcaaggtaaaggaatcgcttttaaagctccAAGAATTCCAAATGCTCCAATAGAGAGGAATAGaaagatggatgattcagataaacacattgcagaaaattctgatgatgaaattgaacaaacattgtcattgattactagacagtttcgagatctcttaaagaaaagaaataagagattcgttacggatacttatcgatcttctcgccAACATGATCGAGTCCAtctcaaaaaggatcatgaagaagatgatgaatatcaggtGTAaatggtttggtcatattgctaaagattgtcccaatcttaagaaatacactggaagcaaggcattggctgtaactttagatgagacctctgattcatacgattctgaagaagaggaaacagctaatattgcattagttgtcaatcttatttcttcctcctccattagtgatttacccattttaagaatggacatgtcttccgatgttattaaatcacctaatggtaaagggaaaaataagacaagatgcaaaaactgtctcaaaaacagaattgctaagagTTGCATATGCAATTCCAGTCAATCCCAAGATATttcgttagttcgaggtaacaaaaggagatcttttcatactatactagatcgaggagaacactctggttgttcaaaattccataatgagagaaaatctcatactaatgccacttgatcggtattagaattcttccctcaccatgtgtgccaaatctttgtgtgaggaagaagaaaaatcaaggcaccttgtgtagattatggaaataatatctagtatttgaagatatttgatatattcgtatttttaggaatattatatttttggtagtatgaaaattataaaaagatctttctcctaatttggtcattccttgtccgaactatgggtctggatcaaatggtttctctggagaagatgctagatcagaaagatcatcttaaaactaaGTCTGGATCGTCTtttgatatcaagggtaaaatcaggaagggagattggcttagcaagaaggaaagagagaatactctgaagaaagatcagtgtatttaggcattgacacacttttgtgttcaatcaaagacagaattatatgttcttgcagaatccttcacgaaaatttctcatctgcaagaaattctggtcaagcaacaaggttttctacttgaagaaattcaaaagctgaagagTAGTAATCCGCCTTCATTCAGCTCTGATATGAAGGACTAAGTTGCAAGAGAAAGAATAGACACCAATTTTTGAttcctttcattgattgtattggtctattaagaataaaactattatgaataaaattatttgatttataatttttcttgtgatagttttcggtttacatagcatgtgcttgaatgcttttatcttattgctatgtatgtttatgggatgtttgatttcggttttgctaccttaatattcgatctcatatattgtgaacccttatagtttgggtgactttttgatttagcagaattaagttctagcccatgttggtaggcttcatcaaagtatcatgaggggttctggtagaaacaatatgtgaaaaagtcacaatatgttgaattggttttggtttagcataaatgcatatgtgtttcgatggttttcaacttttgcttgcaattgttaaaaccgattttcaacctttctctggtaaaggttggttgttgttattcttttgtttttgcataaggatgacaacatgatgatatttcgatatcaattctccctggaagaagatgcaatcatattggagaagtggatgcgaaatttgaggtaacaatcttattagttaattgttttccttcttaagaaaagcctgagtttatttcatgtatatttattgctttttcttaacaaaatttcggttcaattgatattttattccatgatgtgtgtgtggatgtgtgtgattcaattgtttccgattaagaaacactattgttatcttgctttattgtgtggtatcaattgtttaggcttacaaaatttcggtgcaattgcgtgcttttaatgtctatgttatttcaattgcttccggttgaggtgaataattatgcaagttgatttatgttggtttatatgaattatttgtggcttaacgaaataaaagttgtacgggatgagttgtttagtccaattcgattatggataagagaaactaagttaattttgatcttagttagacttatcgaagtgaggtttcggttattcaagtctaatcgaatgccttaacaagaaatgctagttaactaacctagtacttgtcttgtttaaaattgaaaggtctaagtttatggataattagaacctgatgagaaaaataaagttatctttatttgggtcttatcgaattaagcgattgttttttgtacaatcggtttagcaaacggactaaggtgcttagttgtttttggtttgctaaaataaaatggaaaaattgtttcggacaattgtttccttggtaacatatcaaaataaaactacttgtagtttcggttttgatattggttatcagaacatgatgtgtggaaccctcgtgcctaactctacaggttgcaagtcttttgggatttgtaagattcttttcgtgttgtcctttatttttttcgtttctttgtcattttgtgacaaaaagggagagaaatatatggagtaaacaagtgatactggcattgattttatattgattggtatcgctaaggaaaaaaacattggtgcttaaacgttttatctaaacgaaagagtgaaagcacagactaagggggagtaacatgtcatatgaagtggtataacaaagaagtgcggattgaatatctacctatcttccttagggggaatattagctttgttattataatgtcaacagcggcattttcaaggattgaatgtaagcagtttactgtgttgttgaattcggggatcaagcgtatgtgtaatgaattattgtaatttgtttatccatatgatgtaagagttttgtcactaaaattgacaaaggaagagattgttagagcatagcttggttggacccaccaagcattggtatgtcaggtttggttgtcatattttagtgaatcaaaactcatgttaagattcacttgattatgtactagagtcaacttcgtataggttagcttgaaagtattaggatatgagactttacaagtatcgCGAAGACtcgaagatgtgaagaagaaaggatctacaacgacaacaatcatccttccacttgaggttagcgatatttgacttgaactgtttcattccctaacgtatctttcaagtcgtgcatattgaaaacaaaaatccgaagcatatttgaactctagatagacatagtattaaggaatacaatacgaggtttattgcttaaccattaaactgtgtagataagacatcgccataatcatttgaatgctattgtgattatgtatgggtatgaggtgaggatttcatcctagggaacaatgttttacatgtgttctaaggaagtaagttcataaaattgtttgtgaatcagaaaggaaatctccaggcgttattggttttgttattcattgcatatcttatgaacaaccaatatgtgtgattgagtataaccgttcacgacttgttgtgttcttgttggaactattcacaaaggcctgacttatgtattggtatgactttcattagtgaaactgatcttaagtaatcacctaagatggtatgatcgggtttgtgatttttgtctgaccaaatacgggaaaggggaacccatcctagtaagaggtgtagtacatcacaaaggggaactgatccttgtacgaggtgcagcaaggtttatagcataaaggggaaccgatcctatgaacatgtgcaacacgtttttaggtaaaggggaaccgatcctatagacatgtgcaacacatataagttatgttagagcatagctcggtcaacctcgcatgcgttgctatctcaagcatgtttgtcaatgttagtgatcaaaactataagt encodes the following:
- the LOC113312491 gene encoding uncharacterized protein LOC113312491, whose translation is MQGLTSMLQQNQQKTDSAIKALETQTGQLATDINLMKAQISTTLPSQPFVNPRESVNAITLMSGKQVEQPNQHDKVHEELVEDKEETTPKENSKEPVPTFTTPSPFPSRFAKSKKELEYKDIWDILKKVQVNIPLIEAIRQIYRCAKFLKELCMKKKRLKGNEVMSVGENASTFILKLPPKLRDPDSFTIPCTMGKTRFTRALLDLGASVNVMPSSIYDSLNLGPFKETGVNELAFSDDFYVLDMNDDNSSKYKPLILGKPFLSTAGTKIDVQNDTLTLEFDSAVIHFNIFETMRYPSDVKSSFPVKEIDAG